The following proteins are co-located in the Bacteroidia bacterium genome:
- the lhgO gene encoding L-2-hydroxyglutarate oxidase, with translation MENKYDIIIVGGGIVGLASAYKINLKFPQKKILVLEKEKEVAAHQTGHNSGVIHSGIYYKPGSYKAKNCVDGRRELVAFAKEHKIAHDICGKLIVATHQSELAHMNKVFNNGLANDVEGIEKINRDKIKEIEPFCEGIEGIWVPCTGIIDYSEVTRKYRELIENKFPGSKVLTGEEVKAFEHHENYTNVITQKNIFSGSYIITCAGLQSDRIAKKEGTKTDAAIVGFRGDYFDLSEKGMHKVKNLIYPVPNPKYPFLGVHFTRMIHGGVECGPNAVFVFKREGYGKTDFSLRDTAEAFSFGGTWKFFAKNMKFGLDEYRGAFSKKYFLKRLRTLIPDLQMDDIVPGRAGVRAMALAPEGEMIDDFKIEHRGNAIHILNAPSPAATASLAIGSAVCEMAVEKFNLS, from the coding sequence GTGGAAAATAAATACGACATCATTATTGTAGGCGGAGGAATTGTTGGTTTGGCTTCGGCTTATAAAATCAATTTAAAATTTCCTCAAAAAAAAATTCTTGTTCTTGAAAAAGAAAAAGAAGTAGCTGCACATCAAACCGGGCATAATTCGGGCGTTATTCATTCCGGAATTTATTACAAACCAGGTTCGTATAAAGCAAAAAATTGTGTGGATGGAAGACGTGAATTGGTTGCTTTCGCGAAGGAACATAAAATTGCACACGACATCTGCGGAAAATTAATTGTGGCAACGCATCAATCGGAATTGGCGCATATGAACAAAGTTTTCAATAACGGTTTGGCAAACGATGTAGAAGGAATCGAAAAAATAAATCGCGACAAGATAAAAGAGATTGAACCTTTTTGCGAAGGCATCGAAGGAATTTGGGTCCCTTGCACCGGAATCATTGATTACTCCGAAGTTACTCGAAAATACAGAGAATTAATCGAAAATAAATTTCCGGGAAGTAAAGTTTTGACAGGAGAAGAAGTAAAAGCGTTTGAACACCACGAGAATTACACAAATGTCATCACTCAAAAAAATATTTTTTCGGGCAGCTATATTATTACTTGCGCGGGATTGCAATCCGATCGCATCGCGAAAAAAGAAGGCACGAAAACAGATGCTGCCATTGTTGGTTTCAGAGGCGATTATTTTGATTTATCTGAAAAAGGAATGCACAAAGTGAAAAATTTAATTTATCCGGTTCCCAATCCGAAATATCCGTTTTTGGGTGTTCATTTTACACGAATGATTCACGGTGGCGTGGAATGCGGACCGAATGCGGTTTTTGTTTTTAAACGCGAAGGTTACGGAAAAACAGATTTTTCATTACGCGATACTGCCGAAGCATTTAGTTTTGGCGGAACCTGGAAATTTTTTGCCAAGAATATGAAATTCGGTTTGGACGAATACCGCGGCGCTTTTTCGAAAAAATATTTTTTGAAACGCTTGCGCACACTAATTCCTGATTTGCAAATGGACGATATTGTTCCGGGAAGAGCGGGTGTTCGCGCAATGGCATTGGCTCCCGAAGGTGAAATGATTGACGACTTTAAAATTGAACATCGCGGAAACGCCATTCATATTTTAAATGCGCCTTCTCCGGCGGCAACGGCATCGCTGGCAATTGGAAGTGCAGTGTGTGAAATGGCAGTTGAAAAATTTAATCTTTCCTAA
- a CDS encoding transposase produces the protein MSHSYNKIGLHVIFATKFRIPLISSFVEIKIYSYMRQQLIDNGCTVRIINGMPDHIHLLFLQNPKMAISDIFTIKKHIIQKKLLVKNTKSLL, from the coding sequence ATGTCGCATTCATATAACAAAATAGGACTTCATGTTATTTTTGCTACTAAATTTCGTATCCCATTAATTAGTTCTTTTGTTGAAATAAAAATATATAGCTATATGCGCCAACAATTGATAGATAATGGTTGTACTGTCAGAATTATTAATGGTATGCCTGATCATATTCATTTGTTGTTTTTACAAAATCCTAAAATGGCTATTTCAGATATATTTACAATCAAAAAGCACATCATTCAAAAAAAGCTTTTAGTAAAGAATACGAAGAGTTTATTGTAG
- a CDS encoding AraC family transcriptional regulator translates to MLVKEELKKLGLHFIIVDLGEIEIMETISAELREDLNIALLKSGLELMDDKKAILIEKVKNLIIEMIHHSDDLPEVNYSDYISEKLKYDYTYLSNIFSEVKGITIQQFIIIHKIERVKEFLLYDELNLTEISYKLHYSSVAHLSNQFKKITGFSPSHFKQLKEKRQNTIEEIGNSTL, encoded by the coding sequence ATGCTGGTCAAAGAAGAGTTGAAAAAACTCGGACTTCATTTTATTATTGTTGATTTAGGTGAAATCGAAATCATGGAAACTATTTCTGCTGAATTGCGAGAGGATTTGAATATCGCCTTACTTAAATCAGGTTTGGAGCTGATGGACGACAAAAAAGCGATTTTGATTGAAAAAGTAAAAAATCTAATTATCGAGATGATTCATCATTCAGATGATTTGCCGGAAGTGAATTATTCGGATTACATAAGTGAAAAATTAAAATACGATTATACTTATTTGTCCAATATTTTTTCGGAAGTGAAAGGCATAACCATACAGCAATTTATCATTATTCATAAAATTGAAAGAGTAAAAGAATTTTTGCTGTACGATGAACTTAATCTCACGGAAATATCCTATAAATTGCATTACAGCAGTGTAGCACATTTGTCTAATCAATTCAAAAAAATCACAGGATTTTCTCCCTCTCACTTTAAACAGTTAAAAGAGAAAAGGCAAAATACAATTGAAGAAATTGGGAATTCGACGTTATAA
- a CDS encoding ATP-binding protein, whose amino-acid sequence MEKLKREKSEYGRSLMEASLDSLFVVNPIGKILDVNEVTLKTTEKLRDEIIGTDFLKYFTEPEKARKAYEQIFAKGIIKNYSLTIKDGKETPVLCNGSVFKDNKGNVEGVVITIRDITVRKADELIIANKELAFQNEEKGKRADELIIANKELAFQNEEKGKRADELIVANKELAFQNDEKEKRAAELVIADVELLFQNKEKERREIANKELEAFSYVAKLASQYSLSLIEASRDPLVTINTKGKITDMNEATANITGLTRKELTGTDFFNYFTEPQKAREVYQEVFAKGSVADSPLTLRHKDGKLTDVLFNGSVYKDDKGNVLGVVIVARDVTDQKRIATELLEAKIFAELATEIAEEAKRKAESATRIAEDAVKAKQQFLSNMSHEIRTPMNAIIGFTKVVLKTDLSSKQKEYLSAIKVSGDALVVLINDILDLAKVDAGKMNFEHIPFKLASSISAMLHLFETKIQEKNLELVKEYDTNIPDVLAGDPVRLHQIILNLVSNAVKFTTEGKITVSVRLVYEDNEKIKVEFAVKDTGIGITENKIKNIFENFQQATSGTSRLYGGTGLGLAIVKQLVEPQGGTIRVESKMGEGSTFSFILPFLKTNAAAELENNLVELDTDVKNIKVLVVEDIALNQLLMKTLFDDFGFEPDIADNGKIAIEKLKTQSYDIILMDLQMPEMNGFEATEYIRNKMNLKIPIIALTADVTTVDLAKCKAVGMNDYISKPVDERILYNKIISSVRKTISIKQDDQKENKSKKTKCIDLNYLTHRTKSNPTLMMEMISLYLEQTPPLISAMKTSLQNKDWNLLQASVHKMIPSFSIMGISADFENMAKKVHEYARNQQQADNISDLVLQLENICTQACLELEEEFNIIKNKKE is encoded by the coding sequence ATGGAGAAACTAAAAAGAGAAAAATCTGAGTACGGTAGAAGTTTGATGGAAGCAAGTTTAGATTCTTTATTTGTGGTAAATCCCATTGGTAAGATTTTAGATGTAAACGAAGTTACGCTGAAGACTACAGAAAAATTGAGGGACGAGATTATTGGTACCGACTTTTTAAAATATTTTACTGAACCCGAAAAAGCACGAAAAGCTTACGAACAAATATTTGCCAAAGGGATTATAAAAAATTATTCACTTACCATAAAAGATGGAAAAGAAACTCCTGTATTGTGTAATGGTTCGGTTTTTAAAGACAACAAAGGAAATGTAGAAGGAGTTGTGATTACTATCAGAGATATTACGGTTAGAAAAGCCGATGAGTTAATCATTGCCAACAAAGAATTAGCATTTCAAAACGAAGAAAAAGGAAAACGTGCCGATGAGTTAATCATTGCCAACAAAGAACTAGCATTTCAAAACGAAGAAAAAGGAAAACGTGCCGATGAGTTAATCGTTGCCAACAAAGAACTTGCTTTTCAAAATGATGAAAAAGAAAAACGTGCAGCAGAATTAGTTATTGCTGACGTAGAACTTCTTTTTCAAAACAAAGAAAAAGAAAGAAGAGAAATTGCAAATAAAGAATTGGAAGCATTTAGTTATGTTGCAAAATTAGCTTCTCAATATTCACTTAGTCTTATAGAAGCCAGTCGTGATCCATTGGTTACCATCAATACGAAAGGTAAAATTACGGATATGAATGAAGCAACGGCAAATATTACAGGACTAACTCGCAAAGAGCTTACAGGTACAGATTTCTTTAATTATTTTACGGAACCACAAAAGGCTCGTGAGGTGTATCAGGAAGTTTTTGCGAAAGGTTCAGTTGCCGATTCTCCATTAACACTTCGTCATAAAGATGGGAAACTTACCGATGTATTATTTAACGGTTCTGTCTATAAAGATGACAAAGGCAATGTATTAGGTGTGGTAATTGTTGCGAGAGATGTTACCGACCAAAAAAGAATTGCAACCGAATTATTGGAAGCAAAAATATTCGCCGAGTTAGCTACAGAAATTGCTGAAGAAGCAAAACGTAAAGCAGAAAGCGCTACTCGTATTGCAGAAGATGCGGTAAAAGCGAAGCAGCAATTTTTGTCGAATATGAGTCATGAAATTCGTACACCTATGAATGCCATTATTGGTTTTACTAAAGTGGTATTGAAAACAGATTTATCGTCCAAACAAAAAGAATATTTATCGGCAATAAAAGTGAGCGGTGATGCTTTAGTTGTGCTTATTAACGACATACTTGATTTGGCAAAAGTAGATGCTGGAAAAATGAACTTCGAGCACATTCCTTTTAAATTGGCATCGTCTATTTCCGCTATGTTGCATTTGTTTGAAACTAAAATTCAGGAAAAAAATTTAGAATTAGTTAAGGAGTACGATACTAATATTCCCGACGTATTGGCGGGTGACCCTGTGCGCCTGCATCAAATTATTTTAAACTTGGTAAGCAATGCCGTAAAGTTTACAACTGAAGGAAAAATAACAGTGAGTGTTCGTTTAGTATATGAAGACAATGAAAAAATAAAAGTAGAATTTGCCGTTAAAGACACAGGAATTGGAATAACGGAAAATAAAATAAAAAATATTTTTGAAAATTTTCAACAAGCAACCAGTGGCACGTCCAGATTATATGGAGGAACGGGTTTAGGACTTGCCATTGTTAAACAACTGGTAGAACCGCAGGGAGGTACTATACGTGTGGAAAGTAAAATGGGCGAAGGCTCTACATTTAGTTTTATATTGCCTTTTTTAAAAACAAATGCAGCAGCTGAATTAGAAAACAACTTAGTGGAATTAGATACTGACGTTAAGAACATAAAAGTATTGGTGGTTGAAGACATTGCGCTTAATCAATTATTAATGAAAACGCTGTTTGATGATTTTGGTTTTGAACCAGACATTGCAGATAATGGAAAAATAGCGATTGAAAAACTAAAGACACAATCGTACGATATTATTTTGATGGATTTGCAAATGCCCGAAATGAATGGCTTTGAGGCAACTGAATACATCCGAAATAAAATGAATTTAAAAATTCCAATAATTGCTTTAACAGCCGATGTAACTACGGTTGATTTAGCAAAGTGCAAAGCCGTTGGTATGAATGATTATATTTCAAAGCCTGTTGACGAAAGGATATTATACAATAAAATAATTAGCTCGGTAAGAAAAACGATATCTATAAAACAGGATGATCAAAAAGAGAACAAGAGCAAAAAAACAAAATGTATAGACTTAAATTATTTAACCCATCGTACCAAATCTAATCCAACATTGATGATGGAAATGATATCGCTTTATTTAGAACAAACACCGCCACTGATTAGTGCCATGAAAACGAGTTTGCAAAATAAAGATTGGAATTTATTACAAGCTTCAGTGCACAAAATGATTCCCTCTTTTTCAATTATGGGCATCAGTGCAGACTTTGAAAATATGGCAAAAAAAGTACATGAATATGCCCGCAATCAGCAACAAGCAGATAACATATCTGATTTGGTTTTGCAGCTCGAAAATATATGCACGCAAGCATGTCTTGAATTGGAAGAAGAATTTAATATAATTAAAAACAAAAAAGAATGA
- a CDS encoding response regulator: MKNNNKINLFLVDDDAVFLKSLEIEFLEHADFNIEMFATGELCIENLAHNPDVIILDYHLDGIDKNAINGIETLDKIKEFNPNIPVIMLSSQDKINVAVNCMHHKATDYVVKSETAFIRLKKIITTVLRQQETEKQLNWYIERM; encoded by the coding sequence ATGAAAAACAATAATAAAATAAACCTTTTTTTGGTAGATGACGATGCGGTGTTTTTAAAATCACTTGAAATTGAGTTTTTAGAACATGCTGATTTTAATATTGAAATGTTTGCAACGGGGGAACTTTGCATAGAGAACTTAGCGCACAATCCAGATGTAATTATTTTAGATTACCACTTGGATGGCATTGATAAAAATGCAATAAACGGAATAGAAACACTGGATAAAATAAAAGAATTTAATCCGAATATTCCTGTTATCATGCTGTCCTCTCAAGATAAAATTAATGTGGCTGTTAACTGTATGCACCATAAAGCAACTGATTATGTGGTAAAAAGTGAAACTGCTTTCATACGTCTGAAAAAGATTATTACCACAGTTCTACGACAACAAGAAACGGAAAAGCAATTGAATTGGTACATAGAAAGGATGTAA
- a CDS encoding DUF5670 family protein: MKKLSSSILLFIGASILLSSCGNRLISITKRHYRSGYYVDNVYKKSTVTQQAKKPVYTKQMLAVSPQVIAPIVVKVDRGNAVMPIAVKKQNVRLVTATNSKPVVNPHVLSTNMPEIVSANIPKVKTMRERLDQGDNYSSNARSLFWLVITILLILWLLAILSGGWGLGGLVNVLLVIALVLFILWLFRLI; encoded by the coding sequence ATGAAAAAATTATCCTCATCTATTCTTTTATTTATTGGTGCAAGCATTTTGCTTTCTTCTTGTGGCAACCGATTAATCTCCATAACAAAGCGCCACTATAGAAGTGGATATTATGTTGATAATGTTTACAAGAAATCAACAGTAACGCAGCAAGCAAAAAAGCCTGTTTATACGAAACAAATGTTGGCTGTTTCACCACAAGTTATTGCGCCGATAGTTGTGAAAGTTGACAGAGGAAATGCGGTGATGCCAATTGCGGTTAAAAAACAAAACGTAAGACTCGTAACGGCTACAAACAGCAAACCAGTTGTAAATCCACATGTGCTATCTACAAATATGCCTGAGATTGTTTCTGCGAATATCCCGAAAGTTAAAACAATGCGTGAACGTTTAGATCAAGGAGATAATTATTCAAGCAATGCGCGTAGTCTTTTTTGGCTGGTCATTACGATATTGCTAATTCTATGGCTATTGGCGATTCTTTCTGGTGGTTGGGGATTGGGAGGATTGGTAAATGTACTTCTTGTTATCGCCTTAGTATTATTTATTCTGTGGCTCTTTCGTTTGATATAG